A genomic region of Eschrichtius robustus isolate mEscRob2 chromosome 21, mEscRob2.pri, whole genome shotgun sequence contains the following coding sequences:
- the TRMT9B gene encoding probable tRNA methyltransferase 9B — translation MDHAAAQLEKQHVHDVYESTAPYFSDLQSKAWPRVRQFLQDQKPGSLIADIGCGTGKYLKVNSQVHTLGCDYCAPLVEIARRRGCEVMVCDNLNLPFRDQGFDAIISIGVIHHFSTKQRRIRAIKEMARVLVPGGQLMIYVWAMEQKNRHFEKQDVLVPWNKALCSQPLSESSQPGRKKQCGHPERSHPYHPPCSACRCPICFKGRWDSRRSHSVDCDSALAGTCCANISKEGEEENGFYNMLGKSFRSWFSSRSLDESTLRKQIEKMRPLKNTESWANSTISTQPSRHSSFDLDHPEPFSTGEQNLDEEVFVETSQKHLEWLRAPTTHKHLNGDHQRGMRRNGDGNFLGSTNTKENCMDAGNLEEGTPSASKIWRRISAADSKDSNPGDTISVEEQQSDILDSGAFMRYYHVFREGELYGLLKESVSELHILSSGNDHGNWCIIAEKKESCD, via the exons ATGGATCATGCAGCTGCCCAGCTGGAGAAGCAGCACGTGCACGATGTGTATGAGAGCACCGCTCCTTACTTCAGCGACTTGCAGAGCAAAGCCTGGCCTCGTGTCCGCCAGTTCCTCCAGGACCAGAAGCCTGGCAGCCTCATCGCTGACATAG GTTGTGGAACTGGAAAGTATCTTAAAGTGAACAGCCAGGTACATACCCTGGGCTGTGACTACTGTGCGCCATTGGTAGAGATTGCCCGGCGTAGAGGATGTGAAGTCATGGTATGTGACAACCTTAATCTCCCCTTTAGGGATCAGGGCTTCGACGCCATCATCTCCATAGGAG tcATACATCATTTTTCTACAAAACAAAGAAGAATCAGAGCAATAAAAGAAATGGCCAGGGTCTTAGTTCCTGGAGGCCAGCTGATGATCTATGTTTGGGCCATGGAACAAAAGAACCGGCACTTTGAGAAGCAAGACGTGCTTGTTCCATGGAACAAAGCCTTGTGCTCCCAGCCCCTCTCGGAATCCAGCCAGCCTGGGAGAAAGAAGCAGTGTGGGCATCCAGAAAGAAGCcatccctaccaccctccctgcTCTGCATGCCGCTGTCCCATTTGTTTCAAGGGGCGCTGGGATTCGAGGCGGTCCCATAGCGTGGATTGTGACTCTGCTCTGGCTGGCACCTGCTGTGCAAATATTTCCAAGGAAGGCGAGGAAGAAAATGGATTCTATAACATGCTGGGGAAGTCTTTTCGTTCCTGGTTTTCCTCTAGATCTTTGGATGAATCAACTCTGAGGAAGCAAATTGAAAAAATGAGACCCTTGAAAAACACAGAAAGTTGGGCCAATAGCACGATATCCACCCAGCCTTCAAGACACTCAAGTTTCGACTTAGATCATCCAGAGCCATTTTCAACAGGAGAGCAAAATTTAGATGAGGAAGTGTTTGTGGAGACTTCTCAAAAACACCTGGAATGGCTGAGAGCGCCCACCACACACAAACACCTAAATGGAGACCATCAAAGAGGCATGAGGAGAAATGGAGATGGGAATTTTCTGGGTAGCACCAATACCAAGGAGAATTGTATGGATGCAGGTAACTTAGAAGAGGGTACCCCTTCTGCTAGTAAAATATGGAGGAGGATTTCTGCAGCTGATTCCAAAGATTCTAACCCAGGTGACACCATTTCTGTCGAAGAACAACAGTCCGACATTTTGGATTCTGGTGCCTTTATGCGCTATTACCACGTGTTTCGAGAAGGCGAGCTCTATGGCCTGCTGAAGGAGAGTGTGTCGGAGCTCCATATTCTGAGCTCTGGGAATGATCATGGCAACTGGTGTATCATTGCAGAGAAGAAGGAAAGTTGTGATTGA